TCGAGTAAGCAGGCCATTCTCCCCGCCCGCCGGCGTATACTCATGTGACGCGACCCGGCGGACGGAGGGGTGAAGCGCATGCCACGGCTGAGACCGTTCCGGCCGGCGGACCTGACCGCGATCCTGGAGCGCACGGTCAGCGGGCTGCCCGGCACCATCGGGGTGTACGTGACCGACCTGATGAGCGGCCGGTCGGCCGGCCTGAACCCGACGGCCGAGTTCTACGCGGCCAGCACCATCAAGGTGCCCATCGCGATGGCGGTCCTCCGGCTGGTGGACCAGGGCCGGCTCAGCCTGGACCAGACCATCGCCTACCAGCCGGAGGACTACCAGGCGGGCACCGGAGTCCTCCAGGCGACGATCCGGCCCGGCGACCGGGTCTCGGTCCGCCGCCTGCTGGAGCTGATGATCACCGTGTCCGACAACATCGCGCGCAACATGCTGGAGCGGTTCATCGGCAGCGGGACGATCCGCAACTACATGCTGTCGCCGGGCGTCGCGCCGGCCTACGACCCGCTGGAGACGCCTGTCACCCCCGCCGGGATGACCCAGGTGCTGATCGCCCTGGACTCCGGCCGTTCAGGCCTGTCACGGGACTCCACCCGCATGCTGCTCCGCTGGATGGAGGAGGCGGCGTTCCGGCAGCGGATCCCCCGCTACCTGCCCGAGAGCGTGGTGGCGGCGACGAAGATCGGCAGCCGCGACGACGAGTTCCACGACGTCGGCCTGGTCTATGCGCCCGACCGCTCCTTCGCCATCTCCGTCTTCACCAAGGGGCTGTCGCAGTCCCAGGCGGAGGAGGTCATCGGCCGCATCGCCGAGGCGGTCTACTGGTACGAGGACTCGCTGACACGACCCGCGTAGCATAGGAAGGGCCGGCGGTTCTGACCGCCAGCCCTTCCTGTTACTGCCCTCGCCCTGCTGTTCACACAGCCGACCTTGCCACACCGCTGACGGGGCCCGGCCGGCACCCTGCCTCCACTGCCGCTCAAACCGCCAGCCCCGCCAGCATGACGCCGATGGTGCGGCTCCAGATGGGCCAG
Above is a genomic segment from Symbiobacterium terraclitae containing:
- a CDS encoding serine hydrolase, encoding MPRLRPFRPADLTAILERTVSGLPGTIGVYVTDLMSGRSAGLNPTAEFYAASTIKVPIAMAVLRLVDQGRLSLDQTIAYQPEDYQAGTGVLQATIRPGDRVSVRRLLELMITVSDNIARNMLERFIGSGTIRNYMLSPGVAPAYDPLETPVTPAGMTQVLIALDSGRSGLSRDSTRMLLRWMEEAAFRQRIPRYLPESVVAATKIGSRDDEFHDVGLVYAPDRSFAISVFTKGLSQSQAEEVIGRIAEAVYWYEDSLTRPA